Proteins from a single region of Pangasianodon hypophthalmus isolate fPanHyp1 chromosome 7, fPanHyp1.pri, whole genome shotgun sequence:
- the tdg.1 gene encoding thymine DNA glycosylase, tandem duplicate 1 isoform X1 — MDERSYGSLPHVPSDYVQHWVQSAQQHLQALHAQYSHMANGNVAHFMEGHGEEPGMMEMPVHEPPAAPLEPGAPQQAPTKGKRGRAASKEPKAKPGPKPKKAKADKEGQPAEGTQEKIDESFKKVKRKVDRFKGMSEEEVMKKTLPDILTYNLDYVIIGINPGLMAAYIGRWFPGPGNHFWKCLFLSGFTEQLLNHMHDQSLPEKYGIGFTNMVARATPGSKDLTSKELREGGKILVEKLKKFKPLIAVFNGKCIYEMFCREIFGKKPKTLEFGLQPHKIPDSDTALYLMPSSSARCAQFPRAQDKVHFYIKLRELRDQLKGVARPREVEEINYTFDLGMAKEDAKRMAIKEEQYDPGYEAAYGGAYGEPGLEENNGHCAFASGEAEAAEKEPRNPNAVGQLPDGQWMTNSFADQIPEIGSSSQAQAEAV, encoded by the exons ATGGATGAAAGAAGTTACGGATCTTTGCCTCATGTGCCCTCGGATTATGTTCAGCACTG GGTTCAGTCAGCACAGCAGCATCTCCAAGCCCTCCATGCCCAGTATTCACATATGGCTAACGGAAATGTTGCCCACTTCATGGAAGGACACGGAGAAGAACCTGGAATGATGGAAATGCCTGTCCATGAGCCGCCTGCTGCACCGCTGGAGCCTGGTGCTCCCCAGCAAG CTCCCACTAAAGGAAAGAGGGGCAGAGCTGCAAGTAAAGAGCCTAAAGCTAAACCAGGTCCCAAGCCTAAGAAGGCCAAGGCAGACAAAGAGGGTCAACCAGCTGAAGGAACACAGGAGAAGATTGACGAGTCCTTTAAGAAAGTTAAAAGGAAAGTCGATCGCTTCAAGGGCATGTCTGAGGAGGAGGTCATGAAAAAGACTCTGCCAGACATCCTTACATACAACCTGGACTACGTcatt ATTGGAATCAATCCAGGTTTGATGGCTGCCTACATTGGAAGATGGTTCCCTGGACCTGGGAACCACTTTT GGAAGTGCCTGTTCCTGTCTGGATTTACTGAACAGCTGCTGAACCACATGCACGACCAGTCTCTCCCTGAGAAATACGGCATTGGCTTCACTAACATGGTGGCAAGAGCAACACCGGGAAGCAAAGATCTCACAAG TAAAGAGCTTCGAGAAGGTGGCAAAATTTTAGTGGAGAAGCTTAAAAAGTTCAAACCTCTCATAGCAGTTTTCAATGGGAAAT GTATATATGAAATGTTCTGTAGAGAGATATTCGGGAAAAAGCCCAAAACTCTGGAATTTGGCTTGCAGCCACACAAGATTCCTGACTCAGACACG GCGCTGTATCTGATGCCCTCCTCAAGTGCCCGCTGTGCCCAGTTCCCTCGAGCTCAGGACAAAGTGCACTTCTACATCAAGCTCAGAGAACTCCGAGACCAACTGAAGGGAGTGGCCAGACCCAGGGAAGTAGAGGAAATCAATTACACTTTCGATCTCGGCATGGCTAAAG AGGATGCTAAGAGAATGGCCATCAAGGAGGAGCAGTACGATCCTGGCTACGAGGCTGCGTATGGAGGGGCGTATGGAGAACCTGGATTAGAGGAAAACAATGGCCACTGTGCCTTCGCTTCTGGAGAAGCAG AAGCAGCAGAGAAGGAGCCTAGGAATCCAAATGCAGTGGGCCAGCTTCCAGATGGCCAGTGGATGACCAACTCCTTCGCTGATCAGATTCCCGAGATTGGCAGCTCGTCACAAGCGCAGGCGGAGGCCGTATGA
- the tdg.1 gene encoding thymine DNA glycosylase, tandem duplicate 1 isoform X2, whose amino-acid sequence MANGNVAHFMEGHGEEPGMMEMPVHEPPAAPLEPGAPQQAPTKGKRGRAASKEPKAKPGPKPKKAKADKEGQPAEGTQEKIDESFKKVKRKVDRFKGMSEEEVMKKTLPDILTYNLDYVIIGINPGLMAAYIGRWFPGPGNHFWKCLFLSGFTEQLLNHMHDQSLPEKYGIGFTNMVARATPGSKDLTSKELREGGKILVEKLKKFKPLIAVFNGKCIYEMFCREIFGKKPKTLEFGLQPHKIPDSDTALYLMPSSSARCAQFPRAQDKVHFYIKLRELRDQLKGVARPREVEEINYTFDLGMAKEDAKRMAIKEEQYDPGYEAAYGGAYGEPGLEENNGHCAFASGEAEAAEKEPRNPNAVGQLPDGQWMTNSFADQIPEIGSSSQAQAEAV is encoded by the exons ATGGCTAACGGAAATGTTGCCCACTTCATGGAAGGACACGGAGAAGAACCTGGAATGATGGAAATGCCTGTCCATGAGCCGCCTGCTGCACCGCTGGAGCCTGGTGCTCCCCAGCAAG CTCCCACTAAAGGAAAGAGGGGCAGAGCTGCAAGTAAAGAGCCTAAAGCTAAACCAGGTCCCAAGCCTAAGAAGGCCAAGGCAGACAAAGAGGGTCAACCAGCTGAAGGAACACAGGAGAAGATTGACGAGTCCTTTAAGAAAGTTAAAAGGAAAGTCGATCGCTTCAAGGGCATGTCTGAGGAGGAGGTCATGAAAAAGACTCTGCCAGACATCCTTACATACAACCTGGACTACGTcatt ATTGGAATCAATCCAGGTTTGATGGCTGCCTACATTGGAAGATGGTTCCCTGGACCTGGGAACCACTTTT GGAAGTGCCTGTTCCTGTCTGGATTTACTGAACAGCTGCTGAACCACATGCACGACCAGTCTCTCCCTGAGAAATACGGCATTGGCTTCACTAACATGGTGGCAAGAGCAACACCGGGAAGCAAAGATCTCACAAG TAAAGAGCTTCGAGAAGGTGGCAAAATTTTAGTGGAGAAGCTTAAAAAGTTCAAACCTCTCATAGCAGTTTTCAATGGGAAAT GTATATATGAAATGTTCTGTAGAGAGATATTCGGGAAAAAGCCCAAAACTCTGGAATTTGGCTTGCAGCCACACAAGATTCCTGACTCAGACACG GCGCTGTATCTGATGCCCTCCTCAAGTGCCCGCTGTGCCCAGTTCCCTCGAGCTCAGGACAAAGTGCACTTCTACATCAAGCTCAGAGAACTCCGAGACCAACTGAAGGGAGTGGCCAGACCCAGGGAAGTAGAGGAAATCAATTACACTTTCGATCTCGGCATGGCTAAAG AGGATGCTAAGAGAATGGCCATCAAGGAGGAGCAGTACGATCCTGGCTACGAGGCTGCGTATGGAGGGGCGTATGGAGAACCTGGATTAGAGGAAAACAATGGCCACTGTGCCTTCGCTTCTGGAGAAGCAG AAGCAGCAGAGAAGGAGCCTAGGAATCCAAATGCAGTGGGCCAGCTTCCAGATGGCCAGTGGATGACCAACTCCTTCGCTGATCAGATTCCCGAGATTGGCAGCTCGTCACAAGCGCAGGCGGAGGCCGTATGA
- the tdg.2 gene encoding G/T mismatch-specific thymine DNA glycosylase isoform X2 translates to MVNVPHYQHDVREYSVMTELSVHKDPAPISQLHQLPVQPPALPLTPEKGKKRGRPPKQEKKDQTDADVTVKKAKRTLDRFNGMSVEEVMAKKLPDVITYNLDILIIGINPGLMSAYKGRHYPNPGNHFWKCLFLSGLTDEQLNYMHDQTLPEKYGIGFTNMVERTTPGSKDLSNKEIREGGKQLLEKLQKYRPRIAAFNGKCIYETFCKEIFGVKAKNLEFGLQPYKVPQTETVCYLMPSSSPRCAQFPRAQDKVHFYIKLKELRDQLKGVVQNQELQETQYTFDLAMAKEDAKRMAIKEEQHDPGYEESSSSATQQTCSFNPANEPGAAHSEHWSAMGLVESNQWTMQPFADQIPDIRYSSNNETSQYF, encoded by the exons ATGGTTAACGTTCCTCATTACCAGCATGATGTCAGAGAGTATAGCGTCATGACTGAATTATCAGTCCATAAAGATCCAGCTCCGATCAGTCAGCTTCATCAGCTCCCTGTCCAGCCTCCAG CTCTTCCATTAACACCTGAGAAAGGGAAGAAGCGTGGAAGACCACccaagcaggaaaaaaaagaccaaaccGACGCTGACGTCACTGTGAAAAAAGCCAAAAGAACTCTGGACAGATTTAACGGCATGTCTGTGGAAGAGGTCATGGCCAAAAAACTGCCCGACGTCATCACCTACAATCTGGATATTCTGATA ATTGGTATCAATCCTGGATTGATGTCAGCTTATAAAGGACGACATTACCCAAATCCAGGAAACCAtttct GGAAGTGCCTGTTCTTATCAGGGCTCACAGATGAGCAGCTGAACTACATGCATGATCAGACTCTTCCAGAAAAATACGGCATTGGCTTCACGAACATGGTAGAGAGGACTACACCTGGGAGTAAAGACCTCTCAAA CAAAGAGATTCGAGAAGGAGGCAAACAACTTCTGGAAAAGCTGCAGAAATACAGGCCACGAATCGCAGCCTTCAATGGGAAAT gtaTTTATGAAACATTCTGTAAAGAGATTTTCGGAGTGAAAGCCAAGAACCTGGAATTCGGACTGCAGCCCTACAAAGTTCCACAGACAGAAACG GTTTGTTACCTGATGCCGTCGTCCAGTCCACGCTGTGCTCAGTTCCCTCGAGCTCAGGACAAAGTTCATTTCTACATTAAGCTGAAGGAGCTCAGGGACCAGCTGAAGGGTGTGGTGCAGAACCAGGAGCTTCAGGAGACACAGTACACGTTCGACCTGGCCATGGCCAAAG AGGATGCCAAAAGAATGGCCATCAAAGAAGAGCAGCATGACCCTGGCTATGAGGAAAGCTCTTCTAGTGCGACGCAACAGACGTGCAGCTTCAATCCTGCTAATGAACCAG GTGCTGCACATTCGGAGCATTGGTCAGCTATGGGGCTGGTCGAGTCTAACCAGTGGACCATGCAGCCATTTGCAGACCAGATCCCAGACATAAGGTACTCCAGCAACAATGAGACATCACAGTATTTCTGA
- the LOC113546554 gene encoding patatin-like phospholipase domain-containing protein 2 isoform X1: MLTSDNKWNISFAGCGFLGIYYFGVYSCLLERAHHLIKSTSKICGASSGALIAAMIACEMSPAKCCENLMAIAKEARKGMLSSMHPSFNLLKLTRQLMVRELPDNAHLLASGKLCVSLTRLSDGKNVLVSEFTSKDDLIQALFCSCFFPLYCGVVPPSYHGTRYVDGALSDSAPYSTLKNTITVSPFSGESDICPYDNPVYCQEVRHCNMSININLANVHRVIQAFFPPEPEVMAEICHNGYKDALMFLKQNDLLEQDSFMTELIINHRQDKRPWFNTHNYTWQDDHREPRRSGSMSGQSCVLDKQEMNLLPVSIQKGRCPRVVYCQNEKLSVESLSENMAWVCPSVFCDAGTKKHRWMSELFAVKLVTSILMVCVLPVEIVYFMLLRFAGWMLDMVSDLL, translated from the exons ATGCTCACCTCAGATAACAAGTGGAATATTTCATTTGCTGGTTGTGGATTTTTGggaatttattattttggagTGTACAGTTGTCTGTTGGAACGGGCTCATCACTTAATTAAAAGTACCAGTAAAATTTGTGGTGCTTCATCAGGAGCACTGATCGCAGCTATGATAGCATGTGAAATGTCACCAG caAAGTGCTGTGAAAATCTGATGGCAATTGCCAAAGAGGCTCGAAAAGGCATGCTGAGCTCCATGCATCCCTCCTTTAACCTGTTGAAGTTAACCAGGCAGCTTATGGTCCGAGAGCTGCCTGATAACGCTCACCTCCTTGCCAGTGGGAAACTGTGTGTGTCGCTAACACGTCTTTCAGATGGGAAGAATGTGCTGGTGTCTGAGTTCACCAGCAAGGACGATCTCATCCAG GCTTTATTTTGtagctgttttttccccttgtaCTGTGGAGTGGTGCCACCTAGTTATCATGGCACT CGCTATGTAGATGGCGCTTTGAGTGATAGCGCTCCATATTCCACTCTGAAGAATACCATCACTGTCTCGCCATTCTCTGGTGAAAGTGACATCTGTCCATATGACAACCCCGTCTACTGCCAAGAAGTGAGACACTGCAATATGAGCATTAACATCAACTTGGCTAACGTGCACCGTGTTATCCAAGCGTTTTTCCCACCAGAACCTGAG GTTATGGCAGAGATTTGTCACAACGGATACAAAGATGCGCTCATGTTTCTGAAGCAAAATG ATCTCTTAGAACAGGACTCATTTATGACTGAACTTATAATAAATCACAGACAGGACAAGCGTCCCTGGTTcaatacacacaactacacatgGCAAGATGATCACAGAGAACCCAGACGGTCTGGATCAATGAGTGGACAGAGCTGTGTGCTGGATAAACAGGAGATGAACCTGCTGCCTGTGTCCATCCAAAAAGGTCGTTGTCCCAGAGTTGTTTACTGTCAGAATGAGAAATTATCTGTAGAGTCTCTTAGCGAAAATATGGCTTGGGTCTGTCCCTCAGTCTTTTGTGATGCTGGTACGAAGAAACACAGGTGGATGAGTGAACTATTTGCAGTGAAGTTGGTCACGTCCatactgatggtgtgtgttttgcCTGTAGAGATCGTCTACTTCATGCTTCTGAG ATTTGCTGGCTGGATGTTGGACATGGTGTCTGATCTTCTGTAG
- the tdg.2 gene encoding G/T mismatch-specific thymine DNA glycosylase isoform X1 translates to MEEKQFESQRQRMDSYQHWYYSTHQQIQPEPVAQYSQMVNVPHYQHDVREYSVMTELSVHKDPAPISQLHQLPVQPPALPLTPEKGKKRGRPPKQEKKDQTDADVTVKKAKRTLDRFNGMSVEEVMAKKLPDVITYNLDILIIGINPGLMSAYKGRHYPNPGNHFWKCLFLSGLTDEQLNYMHDQTLPEKYGIGFTNMVERTTPGSKDLSNKEIREGGKQLLEKLQKYRPRIAAFNGKCIYETFCKEIFGVKAKNLEFGLQPYKVPQTETVCYLMPSSSPRCAQFPRAQDKVHFYIKLKELRDQLKGVVQNQELQETQYTFDLAMAKEDAKRMAIKEEQHDPGYEESSSSATQQTCSFNPANEPGAAHSEHWSAMGLVESNQWTMQPFADQIPDIRYSSNNETSQYF, encoded by the exons ATGGAGGAAAAGCAGTTTGAGTCTCAGAGGCAGCGCATGGATTCGTATCAGCACTG GTATTATTCAACACATCAGCAGATTCAGCCAGAGCCAGTTGCTCAGTACAGCCAGATGGTTAACGTTCCTCATTACCAGCATGATGTCAGAGAGTATAGCGTCATGACTGAATTATCAGTCCATAAAGATCCAGCTCCGATCAGTCAGCTTCATCAGCTCCCTGTCCAGCCTCCAG CTCTTCCATTAACACCTGAGAAAGGGAAGAAGCGTGGAAGACCACccaagcaggaaaaaaaagaccaaaccGACGCTGACGTCACTGTGAAAAAAGCCAAAAGAACTCTGGACAGATTTAACGGCATGTCTGTGGAAGAGGTCATGGCCAAAAAACTGCCCGACGTCATCACCTACAATCTGGATATTCTGATA ATTGGTATCAATCCTGGATTGATGTCAGCTTATAAAGGACGACATTACCCAAATCCAGGAAACCAtttct GGAAGTGCCTGTTCTTATCAGGGCTCACAGATGAGCAGCTGAACTACATGCATGATCAGACTCTTCCAGAAAAATACGGCATTGGCTTCACGAACATGGTAGAGAGGACTACACCTGGGAGTAAAGACCTCTCAAA CAAAGAGATTCGAGAAGGAGGCAAACAACTTCTGGAAAAGCTGCAGAAATACAGGCCACGAATCGCAGCCTTCAATGGGAAAT gtaTTTATGAAACATTCTGTAAAGAGATTTTCGGAGTGAAAGCCAAGAACCTGGAATTCGGACTGCAGCCCTACAAAGTTCCACAGACAGAAACG GTTTGTTACCTGATGCCGTCGTCCAGTCCACGCTGTGCTCAGTTCCCTCGAGCTCAGGACAAAGTTCATTTCTACATTAAGCTGAAGGAGCTCAGGGACCAGCTGAAGGGTGTGGTGCAGAACCAGGAGCTTCAGGAGACACAGTACACGTTCGACCTGGCCATGGCCAAAG AGGATGCCAAAAGAATGGCCATCAAAGAAGAGCAGCATGACCCTGGCTATGAGGAAAGCTCTTCTAGTGCGACGCAACAGACGTGCAGCTTCAATCCTGCTAATGAACCAG GTGCTGCACATTCGGAGCATTGGTCAGCTATGGGGCTGGTCGAGTCTAACCAGTGGACCATGCAGCCATTTGCAGACCAGATCCCAGACATAAGGTACTCCAGCAACAATGAGACATCACAGTATTTCTGA
- the LOC113546554 gene encoding patatin-like phospholipase domain-containing protein 2 isoform X2, with the protein MLTSDNKWNISFAGCGFLGIYYFGVYSCLLERAHHLIKSTSKICGASSGALIAAMIACEMSPAKCCENLMAIAKEARKGMLSSMHPSFNLLKLTRQLMVRELPDNAHLLASGKLCVSLTRLSDGKNVLVSEFTSKDDLIQALFCSCFFPLYCGVVPPSYHGTRYVDGALSDSAPYSTLKNTITVSPFSGESDICPYDNPVYCQEVRHCNMSININLANVHRVIQAFFPPEPEVMAEICHNGYKDALMFLKQNDLLEQDSFMTELIINHRQDKRPWFNTHNYTWQDDHREPRRSGSMSGQSCVLDKQEMNLLPVSIQKVFCDAGTKKHRWMSELFAVKLVTSILMVCVLPVEIVYFMLLRFAGWMLDMVSDLL; encoded by the exons ATGCTCACCTCAGATAACAAGTGGAATATTTCATTTGCTGGTTGTGGATTTTTGggaatttattattttggagTGTACAGTTGTCTGTTGGAACGGGCTCATCACTTAATTAAAAGTACCAGTAAAATTTGTGGTGCTTCATCAGGAGCACTGATCGCAGCTATGATAGCATGTGAAATGTCACCAG caAAGTGCTGTGAAAATCTGATGGCAATTGCCAAAGAGGCTCGAAAAGGCATGCTGAGCTCCATGCATCCCTCCTTTAACCTGTTGAAGTTAACCAGGCAGCTTATGGTCCGAGAGCTGCCTGATAACGCTCACCTCCTTGCCAGTGGGAAACTGTGTGTGTCGCTAACACGTCTTTCAGATGGGAAGAATGTGCTGGTGTCTGAGTTCACCAGCAAGGACGATCTCATCCAG GCTTTATTTTGtagctgttttttccccttgtaCTGTGGAGTGGTGCCACCTAGTTATCATGGCACT CGCTATGTAGATGGCGCTTTGAGTGATAGCGCTCCATATTCCACTCTGAAGAATACCATCACTGTCTCGCCATTCTCTGGTGAAAGTGACATCTGTCCATATGACAACCCCGTCTACTGCCAAGAAGTGAGACACTGCAATATGAGCATTAACATCAACTTGGCTAACGTGCACCGTGTTATCCAAGCGTTTTTCCCACCAGAACCTGAG GTTATGGCAGAGATTTGTCACAACGGATACAAAGATGCGCTCATGTTTCTGAAGCAAAATG ATCTCTTAGAACAGGACTCATTTATGACTGAACTTATAATAAATCACAGACAGGACAAGCGTCCCTGGTTcaatacacacaactacacatgGCAAGATGATCACAGAGAACCCAGACGGTCTGGATCAATGAGTGGACAGAGCTGTGTGCTGGATAAACAGGAGATGAACCTGCTGCCTGTGTCCATCCAAAAAG TCTTTTGTGATGCTGGTACGAAGAAACACAGGTGGATGAGTGAACTATTTGCAGTGAAGTTGGTCACGTCCatactgatggtgtgtgttttgcCTGTAGAGATCGTCTACTTCATGCTTCTGAG ATTTGCTGGCTGGATGTTGGACATGGTGTCTGATCTTCTGTAG